A window from Fusarium musae strain F31 chromosome 8, whole genome shotgun sequence encodes these proteins:
- a CDS encoding hypothetical protein (EggNog:ENOG41) produces the protein MVKFTATLVAALAVFAPAAEAKTCKKSLTYCGYILLQRGNYYDQIRGALSDAGKPNNDPNWINQSRFYCVGGSDGSIRYVDHCSNCKNGGNGHSDFC, from the exons ATGGTTAAGTTTACCGCGACCCTTGTTGCTGCTCTCGCTGTCTTCGCTCCCGCCGCCGAGGCCAAGACTTgcaagaagagcttgacctACTGCGGTTACATTCTTCTTCAGAGAG GAAACTACTACGACCAGATCCGTGGGGCCCTCTCAGATGCTGGCAAGCCTAACAATGACCCCAACTGGATCAACCAATCCCGGTTCTATTGTGTTGGTGGCTCCGACGGATCCATCCGCTACGTTGACCATTGCTCCAACTGCAAGAATGGAGGAAACGGCCACAGCGACTTCTGCTAG